In the genome of Streptomyces pactum, one region contains:
- a CDS encoding Gfo/Idh/MocA family protein codes for MHEATPQQPSRRSVLWGAGAAGAGIGLGAAASPSAAAAPRSAPRRSGRARHAPRGRGDVDEVHVPALAQPHEVPFERRETVRVGIIGLGQRGGSMIDLFLALPGVRVTALCDPVREKAEAAAAKVTAAGQPAPARYTGGDRDFVRLCERRDVDFVYVATPWDWHYEMCRTAMEHGKHVGVECPLALELDQLWELVDVSERTRRHCMQLENCCYGRNEMRVLRMAHAGLFGELLHGAGAYIHDLRGLMFDPDYYEGPWRRLWHTRLRGDLYPNHGFGPVANYMDVNRGDRAVRISTFGSPALGLAAYRAQHMPPGHPSWKESYIESDMSISLVQTAKGRVIRLEHAVSNPHPYSRLNILGGTKGVFEDYPARIYLEPEMTDDRWGDFGAYADWDHWLWKKHSNPPGGHGGMDYIMLYRLVQCMRLGLVPDFDVYDAATWTAPVPLSHRSIKAGGAPQEIPDFTRGLWRKARPGVDSAEPAG; via the coding sequence ATGCACGAGGCAACACCGCAGCAGCCGAGCCGCCGTTCCGTGCTGTGGGGCGCCGGCGCCGCCGGGGCCGGGATCGGCCTGGGGGCGGCCGCCTCCCCGTCCGCCGCCGCGGCCCCCCGCTCCGCCCCCCGCCGCTCCGGCCGCGCCCGCCACGCCCCCCGAGGGCGTGGCGACGTAGACGAAGTCCACGTCCCGGCGCTCGCACAGCCGCACGAAGTCCCGTTCGAGCGCCGGGAGACGGTGCGCGTGGGCATCATCGGCCTCGGGCAGCGCGGTGGCAGCATGATCGACCTGTTCCTGGCGCTGCCCGGGGTCCGGGTGACCGCGCTGTGCGACCCGGTGCGGGAGAAGGCCGAGGCGGCGGCGGCCAAGGTCACCGCCGCCGGACAGCCGGCCCCGGCCCGGTATACCGGCGGCGACCGGGACTTCGTGCGGCTGTGCGAGCGCCGGGACGTGGACTTCGTCTACGTCGCCACGCCCTGGGACTGGCACTACGAGATGTGCCGGACGGCCATGGAGCACGGCAAGCACGTGGGCGTGGAGTGTCCGCTCGCCCTCGAACTGGACCAGCTGTGGGAGCTGGTGGACGTCTCCGAGCGCACCCGGCGCCACTGCATGCAGCTGGAGAACTGCTGCTACGGCCGGAACGAGATGCGGGTGCTGCGCATGGCGCACGCCGGGCTCTTCGGCGAGCTGCTGCACGGCGCGGGCGCCTACATCCACGACCTGCGCGGGCTGATGTTCGACCCCGACTACTACGAGGGGCCCTGGCGGCGCCTGTGGCACACCCGGCTGCGGGGCGACCTCTACCCCAACCACGGGTTCGGCCCGGTCGCCAACTACATGGACGTCAACCGCGGCGACCGCGCGGTGCGCATCTCCACCTTCGGCTCCCCCGCGCTGGGCCTGGCCGCCTACCGCGCCCAGCACATGCCGCCGGGTCACCCGAGCTGGAAGGAGAGCTACATCGAGAGCGACATGTCGATCTCCCTGGTGCAGACGGCCAAGGGCCGGGTGATCCGGCTGGAGCACGCCGTGTCCAACCCCCACCCGTACAGCCGGCTGAACATCCTCGGCGGCACCAAGGGGGTGTTCGAGGACTACCCGGCGCGGATCTACCTGGAGCCGGAGATGACCGACGACCGGTGGGGCGACTTCGGGGCGTACGCGGACTGGGACCACTGGCTGTGGAAGAAGCACAGCAACCCGCCCGGCGGCCACGGCGGCATGGACTACATCATGCTCTACCGCCTCGTCCAGTGCATGCGGCTGGGTCTGGTGCCCGACTTCGACGTCTACGACGCGGCCACCTGGACCGCCCCGGTGCCGCTGAGCCACCGGTCGATCAAGGCGGGCGGCGCCCCGCAGGAGATCCCGGACTTCACCCGCGGGCTGTGGCGCAAGGCCCGGCCCGGCGTGGACTCGGCCGAACCGGCCGGCTGA
- a CDS encoding L,D-transpeptidase family protein produces MRTPGTPILRRTALTAAAGVLLAGCGGPAGQDGGRGGGDRGGTASRTAAPGASPTADPTRIPGVGDTLHARIPADSGQVVAVYGRGPDSADATVVLYTRRDGAWQRTRQWSGHNGKRGWTTDHRQGDRRSPVGVFTLSDAGGVLPDPGARLPYTADPAFAAPRSWSRSHWHDFDYVIAIDYNRVRGTSPLDPTRPQGQEKGGSIWLHLDHGSGTSGCVSLPRSGMEYLLRTVDPAQHPVVVMGDRAHLAA; encoded by the coding sequence ATGCGTACGCCCGGAACCCCCATCCTCCGCCGGACCGCCCTCACCGCCGCGGCCGGCGTGCTGCTGGCCGGCTGCGGCGGCCCGGCGGGGCAGGACGGCGGCCGGGGCGGCGGCGACCGGGGCGGTACGGCGTCCCGCACCGCCGCCCCCGGCGCGTCACCCACCGCCGACCCCACCCGGATCCCCGGGGTGGGCGACACCCTCCACGCCCGTATCCCGGCCGACTCCGGCCAGGTGGTGGCGGTCTACGGCCGCGGGCCCGACTCCGCCGACGCCACCGTGGTGCTCTACACCCGGCGGGACGGCGCCTGGCAGCGCACCCGGCAGTGGTCCGGGCACAACGGCAAGCGCGGCTGGACCACCGACCACCGGCAGGGCGACCGGCGCAGCCCGGTCGGGGTCTTCACGCTCAGCGACGCCGGCGGGGTGCTGCCCGATCCCGGGGCGCGGCTGCCGTACACCGCCGACCCCGCCTTCGCCGCTCCGCGCTCCTGGTCCCGCAGCCACTGGCACGACTTCGACTACGTCATCGCCATCGACTACAACCGGGTGCGCGGCACCAGCCCGCTGGACCCCACCCGCCCCCAGGGGCAGGAGAAGGGCGGCAGCATCTGGCTGCACCTGGACCACGGCAGCGGGACGTCGGGCTGTGTGAGCCTGCCCAGGTCCGGGATGGAGTACCTGCTCAGGACGGTGGACCCGGCACAGCATCCGGTGGTGGTGATGGGGGACCGGGCGCACCTGGCCGCCTGA
- a CDS encoding metal-dependent hydrolase, producing the protein MMGPAHSLSGAAAWLGVGAAAGATGHPMPWPVLVVGALICAGAALAPDLDHRSATISRAFGPISRGLCEVIDRLSYAVYRATRKPGDPRRSGGHRTLTHTWVWAVLIGAGASLLAVTGDRWAVLGILFVHVVLAVEGLLWRMARVSSDVLVWLLGAAGAWILAGVLDEPGNGSDWLFGAGHAYLWLGLPIVLGALVHDIGDALTVSGCPILWPIPIGRRRWYPVGPPRGLRFRAGSWVELKVLTPAFMVLGGLGGLGALGYL; encoded by the coding sequence ATGATGGGACCGGCGCATTCGCTGTCCGGGGCGGCCGCGTGGCTGGGGGTCGGCGCGGCGGCCGGGGCCACCGGGCACCCGATGCCCTGGCCGGTGCTGGTGGTCGGCGCGCTGATCTGCGCCGGGGCGGCGCTCGCCCCGGACCTGGACCACCGCTCGGCGACGATATCCCGGGCCTTCGGGCCGATCTCGCGCGGCCTGTGCGAGGTGATCGACCGGCTGTCGTACGCGGTGTACCGGGCGACCCGGAAACCGGGCGACCCGCGCCGCTCCGGCGGCCACCGCACCCTCACCCACACCTGGGTGTGGGCGGTGCTGATCGGCGCCGGCGCCTCGCTGCTGGCGGTCACCGGAGACCGCTGGGCGGTGCTGGGCATCCTCTTCGTGCACGTGGTGCTCGCCGTCGAGGGCCTGCTGTGGCGCATGGCACGGGTCTCCAGCGATGTGCTGGTGTGGCTGCTGGGCGCCGCCGGCGCCTGGATCCTCGCCGGGGTGCTGGACGAACCGGGGAACGGCTCGGACTGGCTCTTCGGCGCCGGCCACGCGTACCTGTGGCTCGGCCTGCCCATCGTGCTCGGCGCGCTGGTGCACGACATCGGTGACGCGCTGACCGTGTCCGGCTGCCCGATCCTGTGGCCCATCCCCATCGGCCGCAGGCGCTGGTACCCGGTGGGGCCGCCGCGCGGCCTGCGGTTCCGGGCCGGCAGCTGGGTGGAGCTGAAGGTCCTCACCCCCGCCTTCATGGTGCTCGGCGGTCTGGGCGGGCTGGGCGCGCTCGGCTATCTGTGA
- a CDS encoding DEAD/DEAH box helicase: MIFTRAGRSRAGPGSRQYRNVKTLIDQLPSDADPDALFEAFSTWVEGRGISLYPAQEEALIEVVSGANVILSTPTGSGKSLVAAGAHFTALANDQVTFYTAPIKALVSEKFFELCKIFGTENVGMLTGDASVNADAPVICCTAEVLASIALRDGRDADVGQVVMDEFHFYAEPDRGWAWQIPLLELPQAQFILMSATLGDVSRFEEDLTRRTGRPTAVVRSATRPVPLSYEYRTTPLTETLTELLETRQAPVYIVHFTQAAAVERAQALMSINMCTRAEKDQIADLIGNFRFTTKFGRNLSRYVRHGIGVHHAGMLPKYRRLVEKLAQAGLLKVICGTDTLGVGVNVPIRTVLFTALTKYDGQRVRTLRAREFHQIAGRAGRAGFDTAGLVVAQAPEHVVENEKALAKAGDDPKKRRKVVRKKAPEGFVNWGQNTFEKLIAADPEPLTSRFRVTHAMLLSVIARPGNAFEAMRRLLEDNHEPRRNQLRHIRRAIAIYRSLLDGGIVERLPEPDAEGRIVRLTVDLQQDFALNQPLSTFALAAFELLDPESPSYALDMVSVVESTLDDPRQILMAQQNKARGEAVAAMKADGVEYEERMERLQEVSHPKPLEELLFHAYGLYRRSHPWVGDHPLSPKSVVRDMYERAMTFTEFVSFYDLARTEGIVLRYLASAYKALDHTVPDDLKSDDFQDLIAWLGELVRQVDSSLLDEWEQLANPEELTAEEAQERADQVKPVTANARAFRVLVRNAMFRRVELAALDKVAELGELDEESGWDEERWAAAMDAYWDEYEELGTGPEARGPKLLRIEEQPEHGLWRVRQTFADPEGDHDWGISAEVDLAASDEEGRAVVRVTGVGPL; encoded by the coding sequence ATGATCTTCACCCGTGCGGGCAGGTCCCGGGCGGGTCCGGGGAGCAGGCAGTATAGGAACGTGAAGACTCTTATCGATCAGCTGCCGAGCGACGCCGACCCCGATGCGCTTTTCGAGGCGTTCTCGACCTGGGTGGAGGGGCGCGGGATCTCCTTGTACCCCGCCCAGGAGGAAGCGCTGATCGAGGTGGTGTCGGGCGCCAACGTGATCCTGTCCACGCCGACCGGCTCGGGGAAGAGCCTGGTGGCGGCCGGCGCCCACTTCACCGCGCTCGCGAACGACCAGGTGACCTTCTACACCGCGCCGATCAAGGCGCTGGTGTCGGAGAAGTTCTTCGAGCTGTGCAAGATCTTCGGCACCGAGAACGTCGGCATGCTCACCGGCGACGCCTCGGTCAACGCCGACGCCCCGGTCATCTGCTGCACCGCCGAGGTGCTGGCGTCCATCGCGCTGCGGGACGGCCGGGACGCCGACGTCGGCCAGGTGGTGATGGACGAGTTCCACTTCTACGCCGAACCGGACCGCGGCTGGGCCTGGCAGATCCCGTTGCTGGAGCTGCCGCAGGCGCAGTTCATCCTGATGTCGGCGACGCTGGGCGATGTGTCCCGGTTCGAGGAGGACCTGACCCGGCGGACCGGCCGTCCCACCGCCGTGGTCCGCTCCGCGACCCGTCCGGTGCCGCTGAGCTACGAGTACCGCACCACCCCGCTCACCGAGACGCTGACCGAGCTGCTGGAGACCCGGCAGGCCCCGGTCTACATCGTCCACTTCACCCAGGCCGCGGCGGTGGAGCGGGCGCAGGCGCTGATGAGCATCAACATGTGCACCCGCGCGGAGAAGGACCAGATCGCCGATCTGATCGGCAACTTCCGCTTCACCACCAAGTTCGGCCGGAACCTGTCGCGTTACGTCCGCCACGGCATCGGGGTGCACCACGCCGGGATGCTGCCGAAGTACCGGCGGCTGGTGGAGAAGCTGGCGCAGGCGGGTCTGCTGAAGGTGATCTGCGGCACCGACACCCTGGGTGTGGGGGTCAACGTACCGATCCGCACGGTGCTGTTCACCGCGCTCACCAAGTACGACGGGCAGCGGGTGCGCACCCTGCGGGCCCGGGAGTTCCACCAGATCGCCGGGCGGGCCGGGCGGGCCGGCTTCGACACCGCCGGTCTGGTGGTGGCCCAGGCGCCCGAGCACGTGGTGGAGAACGAGAAGGCCCTCGCCAAGGCGGGGGACGATCCCAAGAAGCGCCGCAAGGTGGTGCGCAAGAAGGCGCCCGAGGGCTTCGTCAACTGGGGCCAGAACACCTTCGAGAAGCTCATCGCCGCCGACCCCGAGCCGCTGACCTCGCGGTTCCGGGTGACGCACGCCATGCTGCTGTCGGTGATCGCCCGTCCGGGCAACGCGTTCGAGGCGATGCGGCGGCTGCTGGAGGACAACCACGAGCCGCGCCGGAACCAGCTGCGGCACATCCGGCGGGCCATCGCGATCTACCGGTCGCTGCTCGACGGCGGCATCGTCGAGCGGCTGCCGGAACCGGACGCGGAGGGGCGCATCGTTCGGCTGACCGTCGATCTCCAGCAGGACTTCGCCCTGAACCAGCCGCTGTCGACGTTCGCGCTGGCCGCCTTCGAGCTGCTGGACCCCGAGTCGCCGTCGTACGCGCTGGACATGGTCTCGGTGGTGGAGTCCACGCTGGACGACCCGCGGCAGATCCTGATGGCCCAGCAGAACAAGGCGCGCGGCGAGGCCGTGGCGGCGATGAAGGCGGACGGCGTCGAGTACGAGGAGCGGATGGAGCGGCTCCAGGAGGTGTCGCACCCCAAGCCGCTGGAGGAGCTGCTGTTCCACGCCTACGGGCTGTACCGCCGCAGCCATCCGTGGGTCGGCGACCACCCGCTCTCCCCGAAGTCGGTGGTCCGCGACATGTACGAGCGGGCGATGACCTTCACCGAGTTCGTCTCCTTCTACGACCTGGCGCGCACCGAGGGCATCGTGCTGCGCTACCTGGCGAGCGCGTACAAGGCGCTGGACCACACCGTGCCCGACGACCTGAAGTCCGACGACTTCCAGGACCTGATCGCCTGGCTGGGCGAGCTGGTGCGCCAGGTGGACTCCAGCCTGCTGGACGAGTGGGAGCAGCTGGCCAACCCCGAGGAGCTGACGGCGGAGGAGGCGCAGGAGCGGGCCGACCAGGTCAAGCCGGTCACCGCCAACGCGCGGGCGTTCCGGGTGCTGGTGCGCAACGCGATGTTCCGCAGGGTGGAGCTGGCCGCGCTGGACAAGGTCGCGGAGCTGGGCGAGCTGGACGAGGAGTCCGGCTGGGACGAGGAGCGCTGGGCCGCGGCGATGGACGCGTACTGGGACGAGTACGAGGAGCTGGGCACCGGTCCGGAGGCCCGCGGCCCGAAGCTGCTGCGGATCGAGGAGCAGCCGGAGCACGGGCTGTGGCGGGTGCGGCAGACCTTCGCCGACCCCGAGGGTGACCACGACTGGGGCATCTCCGCCGAGGTGGACCTGGCCGCCTCCGACGAGGAGGGGCGCGCGGTCGTCCGGGTCACCGGCGTCGGTCCGCTGTAG
- a CDS encoding acyl-CoA thioesterase, with the protein MTTPAERLVDLLDLERIEQNIFRGHSPDESLQRVFGGQVAGQALVAAGRTTDGRRPVHSLHAYFLRPGAPGVPIVYQVERVRDGRSFTTRRVVAVQEGRTIFNLTASFHEPEPGIEHQVPMPDVPAPESLPRIGEELRAHLGELPEALRVMERRQAFDIRYVERLRWSARELAGAEPRSGVWMRALGPLGDDPLVHTCALTYASDMTLLDAVRIPVEPLWGPRGFDMASLDHAMWFHRPFRADEWFLYQQESPIATGGRGLARGLIFDRDGRLLVSVMQEGLFRKLG; encoded by the coding sequence ATGACCACCCCCGCCGAGCGTCTGGTCGATCTGCTCGACCTGGAGCGGATCGAGCAGAACATCTTCCGCGGTCACAGCCCCGACGAGTCGCTGCAGCGGGTGTTCGGCGGGCAGGTGGCGGGACAGGCGCTGGTGGCCGCCGGGCGGACCACCGACGGGCGGCGCCCGGTGCACTCGCTGCACGCCTACTTCCTGCGGCCCGGCGCGCCCGGGGTGCCCATCGTCTACCAGGTGGAGCGGGTGCGGGACGGCCGGTCCTTCACCACCCGGCGGGTGGTGGCGGTCCAGGAGGGCCGCACCATCTTCAACCTGACGGCCTCCTTCCACGAGCCCGAGCCGGGCATCGAGCACCAGGTGCCGATGCCGGACGTCCCGGCGCCGGAGAGCCTGCCGCGGATCGGCGAGGAGCTCCGGGCCCACCTGGGCGAGCTGCCGGAGGCGCTGCGCGTCATGGAGCGGCGGCAGGCGTTCGACATCCGGTACGTGGAGCGGCTGCGGTGGTCGGCGCGGGAGCTGGCCGGGGCCGAGCCGCGCAGCGGGGTGTGGATGCGGGCGCTGGGCCCGCTGGGCGACGATCCGCTGGTGCACACCTGCGCCCTCACCTACGCCAGCGACATGACGCTGCTGGACGCGGTGCGCATCCCGGTCGAGCCGCTGTGGGGCCCGCGGGGCTTCGACATGGCGTCGCTGGACCACGCCATGTGGTTCCACCGGCCGTTCCGCGCCGACGAGTGGTTCCTGTACCAGCAGGAGTCGCCGATCGCCACCGGGGGCCGGGGGCTGGCCCGTGGGCTGATCTTCGACCGGGACGGACGGCTGCTGGTGTCGGTGATGCAGGAGGGGCTGTTCCGCAAGCTCGGCTGA
- a CDS encoding glucosyl-3-phosphoglycerate synthase has product MLNTDTASRVTGPRRFARGAFADLERLARRKRQAGTTVTVILPARQVAETIGTVLTELSALRRPVEADAVPLVDQVVVVASDGDDGTADIARGFDAEVYLESDLMPGYGPNLGKGDALWRGLSVAEGDLVAFADTDSRDFRPELVAGILGPMLTDPGIRFTKGAFRRPFARHDVVDEDAGGRVTEIAAKPLLNVFFPELAGFAQPLAGEFAGHRSLLRSLPFVTGYGVDVGLLIDAAARGGVASLAEVDLGGRINRHQSLTALSRMGYAVARTILDRAGTRSGAAGRFIGDGSAYTRFVHAAATPRGLLTTTYHEPLIERPPLDTLGPEGPQPVVARVR; this is encoded by the coding sequence ATGCTGAACACGGACACCGCCTCGCGGGTGACCGGTCCCCGACGGTTCGCCCGGGGGGCGTTCGCCGATCTGGAACGGCTGGCCCGACGCAAGCGGCAGGCCGGGACCACGGTCACGGTGATCCTGCCGGCCCGGCAGGTGGCCGAGACCATCGGCACGGTGCTCACCGAGCTGTCGGCGCTGCGCCGGCCGGTGGAGGCGGACGCGGTGCCCCTGGTCGATCAGGTCGTGGTGGTGGCCAGTGACGGGGACGACGGCACCGCCGACATCGCCCGCGGCTTCGACGCGGAGGTGTACCTGGAGTCGGACCTGATGCCGGGTTACGGGCCGAACCTCGGCAAGGGCGACGCGCTGTGGCGCGGGCTGTCCGTGGCCGAGGGCGACCTGGTGGCCTTCGCCGACACCGACTCCCGGGACTTCCGGCCCGAACTGGTGGCGGGCATCCTCGGCCCGATGCTCACCGACCCCGGCATCCGGTTCACCAAGGGGGCGTTCCGCCGCCCGTTCGCCCGGCACGACGTGGTGGACGAGGACGCGGGCGGGCGGGTGACCGAGATCGCCGCCAAGCCGCTGCTCAACGTGTTCTTCCCGGAGCTGGCCGGGTTCGCCCAGCCGCTCGCCGGCGAGTTCGCCGGGCACCGGTCGCTGCTGCGCTCGCTGCCGTTCGTCACCGGGTACGGCGTCGACGTGGGGCTGCTCATCGACGCGGCGGCACGAGGCGGCGTCGCGTCCCTGGCCGAGGTGGACCTCGGCGGCCGGATCAACCGGCACCAGTCCCTGACCGCGCTGTCCCGGATGGGGTACGCCGTCGCCCGCACCATCCTGGACCGGGCGGGCACCCGGTCCGGCGCCGCCGGCCGCTTCATCGGCGACGGCAGCGCCTACACCCGTTTCGTGCACGCCGCCGCGACACCGCGGGGCCTGCTCACCACCACGTACCACGAGCCGCTGATCGAGCGGCCGCCGCTGGACACCCTCGGCCCGGAGGGGCCGCAGCCGGTCGTGGCGCGGGTGCGCTGA
- a CDS encoding roadblock/LC7 domain-containing protein, whose protein sequence is MTFSKGLDWLLDDLTERIEHIRHALVLSNDGLVTGASASLARQDAEHLAAVSSGLHSLAKGSGLHFGTGGVRQTMVEYEEGVLFVTAAGDGSCLCVLSGPESDVGQIAYEMALMVNRVGEHLGVEARQQGGRTSHL, encoded by the coding sequence ATGACATTCAGCAAGGGGCTCGACTGGCTGCTGGACGATCTGACGGAGCGGATCGAGCACATACGGCACGCGCTGGTGCTGTCCAACGACGGACTGGTGACCGGCGCGTCCGCCTCGCTGGCGCGGCAGGACGCCGAACACCTCGCCGCGGTCTCGTCCGGCCTGCACAGCCTCGCCAAGGGGTCGGGGCTGCACTTCGGCACCGGCGGGGTGCGGCAGACCATGGTCGAGTACGAGGAGGGGGTGCTCTTCGTGACCGCCGCCGGCGACGGCAGCTGTCTGTGCGTCCTGAGCGGACCGGAGAGCGACGTGGGGCAGATCGCCTACGAGATGGCGCTGATGGTGAACCGGGTGGGTGAACACCTGGGCGTGGAGGCCAGGCAGCAGGGCGGCCGGACCAGCCACCTGTGA
- a CDS encoding alpha/beta fold hydrolase, with translation MRHTAFTPAGDLIAWTEAAGEGPARVYVHGLGAACAPYHAHVAADPALAGRRSLFVDLPGHGLSDRPRGFGYTLEDHARALGRVLDAAGIRGAEVVGHSMGGSVAVVLAHHRPELVSRLVLAEPNLDPDPPATAGSSGIARYTEEEFVHGGGMARTLERVGPVWRATMRLADPTALHRSAVGLVRGTRPTMRRLLTGLGVPRTLLTGALSPAPAGRAELAAAGVRLVTVPGAGHNIMFDNPAGYTAAIAARP, from the coding sequence GTGCGACACACCGCGTTCACCCCGGCCGGCGACCTCATCGCCTGGACCGAAGCGGCGGGGGAGGGACCCGCGCGCGTCTACGTGCACGGCCTGGGCGCCGCCTGCGCCCCCTATCACGCCCATGTCGCGGCCGATCCGGCACTGGCCGGCCGCCGTTCGCTCTTCGTCGACCTGCCCGGCCACGGCCTCAGCGACCGCCCCCGGGGCTTCGGCTACACCCTGGAGGACCACGCCCGCGCGCTCGGCCGGGTGCTCGACGCCGCGGGGATCCGCGGCGCCGAGGTGGTCGGCCACAGCATGGGCGGGTCGGTCGCCGTGGTCCTCGCCCACCACCGCCCGGAGCTGGTCTCCCGGTTGGTCCTGGCGGAGCCCAACCTGGACCCGGACCCGCCGGCCACCGCCGGCAGCAGCGGTATCGCCCGGTACACCGAGGAGGAGTTCGTCCACGGCGGAGGGATGGCGCGGACCCTGGAACGCGTCGGCCCGGTGTGGCGGGCGACGATGCGCCTGGCCGACCCCACCGCCCTGCACCGCAGCGCCGTGGGCCTGGTGCGCGGCACCCGGCCGACGATGCGGCGGCTGCTCACCGGTCTCGGCGTCCCCCGGACCCTGCTGACCGGCGCGCTCAGCCCGGCACCGGCCGGCCGGGCCGAGCTGGCAGCCGCCGGGGTGCGGCTGGTGACGGTGCCGGGGGCCGGACACAACATCATGTTCGACAACCCCGCCGGCTACACCGCCGCGATAGCCGCCCGCCCCTGA
- a CDS encoding PadR family transcriptional regulator: protein MLELAILGFLHDSPLHGYELRKRITALTGHVKPVAESTLYPAIKRLERAGLLARETRPGSGAAPRHVLTLTEDGRAELRRRLADPAPTDITDENRWFTVLSFLRHLDDPHTQAAVLERRLVFLRQPTSFFHEGDRPLRAEEVDDPFRRGVLTIARATTRAELTWLDETLAALRGDRPAG, encoded by the coding sequence ATGCTGGAACTCGCCATCCTGGGTTTTCTCCACGACAGTCCGCTGCACGGCTACGAGCTGCGCAAGCGCATCACCGCGCTGACCGGGCATGTGAAACCGGTGGCGGAGAGCACGCTCTACCCGGCCATCAAGCGCCTGGAGAGGGCCGGGCTGCTGGCCCGGGAGACCCGGCCGGGCAGCGGCGCGGCACCCCGGCACGTCCTCACCCTGACCGAGGACGGCCGCGCCGAGCTGCGGCGCCGGCTCGCCGACCCGGCGCCGACGGACATCACCGACGAGAACCGCTGGTTCACCGTGCTGTCGTTCCTGCGCCACCTGGACGACCCGCACACCCAGGCGGCCGTGCTGGAGCGCCGGCTGGTGTTCCTGCGGCAGCCCACCAGCTTCTTCCACGAGGGCGACCGGCCGCTGCGCGCCGAGGAGGTGGACGACCCGTTCCGGCGCGGGGTCCTCACCATCGCCCGGGCCACCACCCGGGCCGAACTCACCTGGCTGGACGAGACGCTGGCGGCGCTGCGCGGGGACCGGCCGGCCGGCTGA
- a CDS encoding GNAT family N-acetyltransferase encodes MVTLRTPRLILRRWREADIGPMAAVNADPEVMRWIRDGSVRDEQQTRASVRAWESEWESRGFGLFAVEIRSTGELAGFTGLSVPGYLPEILPAVEVGWRLGRAHWGQGLATEAAVAAVRFAFEGRGLDRIVSVAQVGNDASERIMSKLGMRPVREILDDTCGRRLRVHALSSDEYTAIAR; translated from the coding sequence ATGGTCACGCTGCGAACTCCCCGTCTGATCCTGCGCCGCTGGCGCGAGGCGGACATCGGACCGATGGCCGCGGTCAACGCCGACCCCGAGGTCATGCGGTGGATCCGGGACGGCAGCGTCCGTGACGAACAGCAGACGCGCGCCTCGGTCCGGGCGTGGGAGAGCGAGTGGGAGTCCCGGGGCTTCGGGCTGTTCGCCGTGGAGATCCGGTCCACCGGCGAACTGGCCGGATTCACCGGCCTGTCGGTGCCCGGTTACCTGCCGGAGATACTGCCGGCGGTCGAGGTCGGCTGGCGGCTCGGGCGTGCGCACTGGGGGCAGGGTCTGGCCACCGAGGCCGCGGTGGCCGCCGTGCGGTTCGCGTTCGAGGGCCGAGGGCTCGACCGGATCGTCAGCGTCGCCCAGGTGGGCAACGACGCCTCCGAGCGGATCATGAGCAAGCTGGGGATGCGTCCGGTCCGCGAGATCCTCGACGACACCTGCGGCCGGCGGCTGCGGGTGCACGCCCTGTCGTCGGACGAGTACACCGCCATCGCCCGCTGA
- a CDS encoding GNAT family N-acetyltransferase, which produces MDPVTLETERLVLRAFTPADVDAVYEACQDEDIQFYTPVPVPYRRADAEKLVGEKLPARWAEDKDYTLGAFRKDTGALVGSYCLTLISRGVWELGYWAVREQRGHGYSVEAARALCDWGWATLDVHRIEWWAMVGNTGSRAVAEKLGFTVEGTLRRRGIANDGQPHDWWVGGLLRP; this is translated from the coding sequence ATGGATCCGGTGACTCTTGAGACCGAACGTCTGGTGCTGCGGGCCTTCACGCCTGCCGACGTGGACGCGGTGTACGAGGCCTGCCAGGACGAGGACATCCAGTTCTACACCCCGGTGCCGGTGCCGTACCGGCGTGCGGACGCGGAGAAGCTCGTCGGCGAGAAGCTGCCCGCCCGGTGGGCCGAGGACAAGGACTACACCCTCGGCGCGTTCCGCAAGGACACCGGCGCCCTGGTCGGCTCGTACTGCCTGACCCTGATCAGCCGGGGCGTCTGGGAACTCGGTTACTGGGCGGTCCGGGAACAGCGTGGACACGGGTACTCGGTGGAGGCCGCCCGGGCGCTGTGCGACTGGGGCTGGGCCACCCTCGACGTCCACCGCATCGAGTGGTGGGCCATGGTCGGGAACACCGGCTCGCGTGCCGTCGCCGAGAAACTCGGCTTCACCGTCGAAGGAACACTGCGCCGTCGCGGCATCGCCAACGACGGCCAGCCGCACGACTGGTGGGTGGGCGGACTGCTGCGGCCCTGA